One Pieris brassicae chromosome 11, ilPieBrab1.1, whole genome shotgun sequence DNA window includes the following coding sequences:
- the LOC123716157 gene encoding casein kinase II subunit alpha isoform X1: MLKANMKYQYKSEYVFGFFLLYVSLLKTYAISGKSIVDKTLGWQRYHTMAVPSRARVYADVNSQKPREYWDYESFVVDWGNQEDYELVRKLGRGKYSEVFEAINIKNNEKCVVKILKPVKKKKIRREIKILENLRGGTNIISLQAVVKDPVSRTPALIFEHVNNTDFKQLYQTLTDYDIRYYLYELLKALDYCHSMGIMHRDVKPHNVMIDHDNRKLRLIDWGLAEFYHPGQEYNVRVASRYFKGPELLVDYQMYDYSLDMWSLGCMLASMIFRKEPFFHGHDNYDQLVRIVKVLGTEELFEYLDKYHIELDPRYNDILGRHSRKRWDRFVHSENQHLVSPEALDFLDRLLRYDHYERYTAREAMDHPYFYPIVKEQGRMASSNSPTPNALQGAINAKE; the protein is encoded by the exons TATCATTACTCAAGACATATGCGATATCTGGTAAAAGCATCGTCGATAAAACCTTAGGTTGGCAGAGGTATCATACGATGGCAGTACCTAGTAGAGCTCGGGTATATGCCGACGTTAACTCACAAAAGCCCAGAGAGTATTGGGATTACGAAAGCTTTGTGGTAGACTGGGGTAATCAAGAAGACTATGAGTTGGTTCGAAAACTTGGGCGTGGAAAATACAGTGAAGTATTCGAAgcaataaatatcaaaaataatgaaaaatgtgtagttaaaatattgaag cctgttaagaagaagaaaataagaagagaaattaaaatattagaaaatttaagaggaggcacaaatataatatcattacAAGCTGTAGTAAAGGATCCTGTATCCCGCACCCCAGCACTTATATTTGAACATGTCAACAACACTGATTTTAAACAACTCTATCAAACACTAACAGATTATGATATAAG GTATTATCTGTATGAACTTTTGAAAGCATTAGATTATTGCCACAGTATGGGCATAATGCATAGAGACGTAAAGCCTCACAATGTGATGATTGATCATGATAATAGAAAGTTACGTCTCATTGATTGGGGATTAGCTGAATTTTATCATCCCGGACAAGAATACAATGTTCGTGTTGCTTCAAGGTACTTTAAG ggaCCTGAACTCCTGGTTGACTATCAAATGTATGATTACTCATTGGATATGTGGTCACTAGGATGTATGTTGGCATCCATGATTTTCCGTAAGGAGCCATTCTTCCATGGACATGATAATTATGACCAACTTGTACGCATTGTCAAAGTGCTGGGCACTGAAGAATTGTTTGAATACTTAGATAAGTATCACATAGAATTGGATCCACGTTACAATGATATACTTGGAAG GCACTCTCGTAAACGGTGGGATCGATTTGTACATTCAGAAAATCAGCACTTGGTGTCTCCTGAAGCTTTAGACTTCTTGGACCGTCTTTTGCGCTATGACCATTATGAGCGCTACACGGCTCGTGAAGCTATGGACCATCCATACTTTT ATCCCATTGTGAAGGAGCAAGGCAGAATGGCATCTTCTAATTCACCAACTCCAAATGCATTGCAGGGGGCAATAAATGcaaaagaataa
- the LOC123716157 gene encoding casein kinase II subunit alpha isoform X2: MAVPSRARVYADVNSQKPREYWDYESFVVDWGNQEDYELVRKLGRGKYSEVFEAINIKNNEKCVVKILKPVKKKKIRREIKILENLRGGTNIISLQAVVKDPVSRTPALIFEHVNNTDFKQLYQTLTDYDIRYYLYELLKALDYCHSMGIMHRDVKPHNVMIDHDNRKLRLIDWGLAEFYHPGQEYNVRVASRYFKGPELLVDYQMYDYSLDMWSLGCMLASMIFRKEPFFHGHDNYDQLVRIVKVLGTEELFEYLDKYHIELDPRYNDILGRHSRKRWDRFVHSENQHLVSPEALDFLDRLLRYDHYERYTAREAMDHPYFYPIVKEQGRMASSNSPTPNALQGAINAKE; the protein is encoded by the exons ATGGCAGTACCTAGTAGAGCTCGGGTATATGCCGACGTTAACTCACAAAAGCCCAGAGAGTATTGGGATTACGAAAGCTTTGTGGTAGACTGGGGTAATCAAGAAGACTATGAGTTGGTTCGAAAACTTGGGCGTGGAAAATACAGTGAAGTATTCGAAgcaataaatatcaaaaataatgaaaaatgtgtagttaaaatattgaag cctgttaagaagaagaaaataagaagagaaattaaaatattagaaaatttaagaggaggcacaaatataatatcattacAAGCTGTAGTAAAGGATCCTGTATCCCGCACCCCAGCACTTATATTTGAACATGTCAACAACACTGATTTTAAACAACTCTATCAAACACTAACAGATTATGATATAAG GTATTATCTGTATGAACTTTTGAAAGCATTAGATTATTGCCACAGTATGGGCATAATGCATAGAGACGTAAAGCCTCACAATGTGATGATTGATCATGATAATAGAAAGTTACGTCTCATTGATTGGGGATTAGCTGAATTTTATCATCCCGGACAAGAATACAATGTTCGTGTTGCTTCAAGGTACTTTAAG ggaCCTGAACTCCTGGTTGACTATCAAATGTATGATTACTCATTGGATATGTGGTCACTAGGATGTATGTTGGCATCCATGATTTTCCGTAAGGAGCCATTCTTCCATGGACATGATAATTATGACCAACTTGTACGCATTGTCAAAGTGCTGGGCACTGAAGAATTGTTTGAATACTTAGATAAGTATCACATAGAATTGGATCCACGTTACAATGATATACTTGGAAG GCACTCTCGTAAACGGTGGGATCGATTTGTACATTCAGAAAATCAGCACTTGGTGTCTCCTGAAGCTTTAGACTTCTTGGACCGTCTTTTGCGCTATGACCATTATGAGCGCTACACGGCTCGTGAAGCTATGGACCATCCATACTTTT ATCCCATTGTGAAGGAGCAAGGCAGAATGGCATCTTCTAATTCACCAACTCCAAATGCATTGCAGGGGGCAATAAATGcaaaagaataa
- the LOC123716158 gene encoding cytoplasmic tRNA 2-thiolation protein 2-A isoform X2, which produces MLCKKCNSEGTLVIRKVYFFCDACFIANIIHKFRACIGKNTKFYDNKTLICLSGDISSTVLLDLVMNGITLNTHKKLRISPVFLHVNGIVSTDDSVCNFITNQCKKYNVDLISMNISSMITEYKNYNEADTTVKNNNFRMPTINNFINKISPSAEKDFLSRIRQKVLYKMAKDLECNSIFTSETNTKLSAKLLSNIVMGRGSQIENDIGFADCRDKDVKLLRPMRDITDEELNHYVRIRHLSFVDTSVSEIDLQSLITNFISDLEINSPATISTICKTADKISSADDNTGKPCRICQNNLKTKLDKLTATDATAFSKVVSSGEYNASLLTHNFECVTKMEVFPHIFEELCYSCSKNYYEFKTNILMH; this is translated from the exons ATGTTGTGCAAGAAATGCAATAGTGAAGGAACATTAGTTATAAGAAAAGTCTACTTCTTTTGTGATGCATGTTTCATAgcaaatataattcataaattcaGGGCATGTATTggtaaaaacacaaaattttacGATAACAAAACGTTGATTTGTTTATCGGGTGATATTTCTTCTACTGTTTTGCTTGATTTAGTTATGAATGGGATAACTTTAAATactcataaaaaattaagaatttctCCAGTATTTTTACATGTGAATG GAATAGTTTCAACTGATGACAGTGTCTGTAACTTTATCACGAATCAATGCAAGAAATATAATGTTGATTTAATATCTATGAACATTTCCAGTATGATTACTgagtacaaaaattataatgaagcAGACACCACtgtgaaaaataataacttcagAATGccaactataaataattttataaataagatttcaCCCTCAGCAGAAAAAGACTTTTTATCTAGAATTAGgcaaaaagtattatataagaTGGCAAAAGATTTGGAatgtaattcaatatttaccTCTGAAACAAATACCAAGTTGTcagcaaaattattatcaaatattgtGATGGGTAGAGGGTCTCAAATAGAAAATGATATT GGTTTTGCTGATTGCCGTGATAAGGATGTTAAGCTATTAAGACCAATGAGAGACATAACAGATGAAGAATTAAATCATTATGTACGAATAAGGCATTTATCATTTGTGGACACATCCGTTTCAGAAATCGATTTACAGTCACtcataacaaattttatatcagACTTGGAAATAAATTCTCCAGCTACAATATCAACAATATGTAAAACAGCAGATAAAATTAGTTCTGCTGATGATAACACTGGTAAACCTTGTCGAATATGCcag aataatttaaaaacaaaacttgacAAGTTGACTGCTACTGATGCTACAGCATTTTCAAAAGTTGTTTCTTCTGGAGAATACAATGCAAGTCTTCTAACTCACAACTTTGAATGTGTGACTAAAATGGAGGTATTTCCTCATATATTTGAAGAACTCTGTTACAGTTGCagcaaaaattattatgaatttaaaacaaatatactaatgcattga
- the LOC123716158 gene encoding cytoplasmic tRNA 2-thiolation protein 2 isoform X1 produces MLCKKCNSEGTLVIRKVYFFCDACFIANIIHKFRACIGKNTKFYDNKTLICLSGDISSTVLLDLVMNGITLNTHKKLRISPVFLHVNGRFCYIRLIVLYYFVVFLYFNCLLLIGIVSTDDSVCNFITNQCKKYNVDLISMNISSMITEYKNYNEADTTVKNNNFRMPTINNFINKISPSAEKDFLSRIRQKVLYKMAKDLECNSIFTSETNTKLSAKLLSNIVMGRGSQIENDIGFADCRDKDVKLLRPMRDITDEELNHYVRIRHLSFVDTSVSEIDLQSLITNFISDLEINSPATISTICKTADKISSADDNTGKPCRICQNNLKTKLDKLTATDATAFSKVVSSGEYNASLLTHNFECVTKMEVFPHIFEELCYSCSKNYYEFKTNILMH; encoded by the exons ATGTTGTGCAAGAAATGCAATAGTGAAGGAACATTAGTTATAAGAAAAGTCTACTTCTTTTGTGATGCATGTTTCATAgcaaatataattcataaattcaGGGCATGTATTggtaaaaacacaaaattttacGATAACAAAACGTTGATTTGTTTATCGGGTGATATTTCTTCTACTGTTTTGCTTGATTTAGTTATGAATGGGATAACTTTAAATactcataaaaaattaagaatttctCCAGTATTTTTACATGTGAATGGTAGGTTTTGTTACATCCGCTTAATCGTTTTATACTATTTCGTGGTATTCCTTTACTTTAACTGTTTATTGCTTATAGGAATAGTTTCAACTGATGACAGTGTCTGTAACTTTATCACGAATCAATGCAAGAAATATAATGTTGATTTAATATCTATGAACATTTCCAGTATGATTACTgagtacaaaaattataatgaagcAGACACCACtgtgaaaaataataacttcagAATGccaactataaataattttataaataagatttcaCCCTCAGCAGAAAAAGACTTTTTATCTAGAATTAGgcaaaaagtattatataagaTGGCAAAAGATTTGGAatgtaattcaatatttaccTCTGAAACAAATACCAAGTTGTcagcaaaattattatcaaatattgtGATGGGTAGAGGGTCTCAAATAGAAAATGATATT GGTTTTGCTGATTGCCGTGATAAGGATGTTAAGCTATTAAGACCAATGAGAGACATAACAGATGAAGAATTAAATCATTATGTACGAATAAGGCATTTATCATTTGTGGACACATCCGTTTCAGAAATCGATTTACAGTCACtcataacaaattttatatcagACTTGGAAATAAATTCTCCAGCTACAATATCAACAATATGTAAAACAGCAGATAAAATTAGTTCTGCTGATGATAACACTGGTAAACCTTGTCGAATATGCcag aataatttaaaaacaaaacttgacAAGTTGACTGCTACTGATGCTACAGCATTTTCAAAAGTTGTTTCTTCTGGAGAATACAATGCAAGTCTTCTAACTCACAACTTTGAATGTGTGACTAAAATGGAGGTATTTCCTCATATATTTGAAGAACTCTGTTACAGTTGCagcaaaaattattatgaatttaaaacaaatatactaatgcattga
- the LOC123716615 gene encoding probable elongation factor 1-delta isoform X1 — protein sequence MSVLMYEKVWLDKNVYNEAEKNYYESLNKSQITPLVVVGSSLASEVAKARQHIKNSLECMDSVASLTGVPNTEINSKLNKLVQENSELKKAMEELRKLVISLQARVDGLESTEAKPQQSASKVQAAKEEQESDDGVDLFGSDDEEESAEAVKLRDERLAAYNAKKAKKPVLIAKSNIILDVKPWDDETDMKAMEQAVRNISTDGLLWGAAKLVPLAFGIHKLQISCVVEDDKVSVDWLTEEIEKNEDFVQSVDIAAFNKV from the exons ATGTCTGTTttaatgtatgaaaaagtttggCTGGacaaaaatgtgtataatGAGGCAGAGAAAAATTACTATGAATCCCTTAACAAG AGTCAAATAACTCCACTTGTGGTGGTGGGATCATCTCTTGCTAGTGAGGTTGCAAAAGCAAGacaacacattaaaaattcaCTAGAATGC atGGATAGTGTTGCTTCTTTAACTGGAGTACCTAATACTGAGATCAActcaaaattaaacaaattggTACAAGAAAACTCAGAGCTAAAGAAGGCAATGGAAGAATTACGCAAACTAGTGATAAGCCTTCAAGCTAGAGTAGATGGTCTTGAATCAACTGAAGCCAAACCACAACAATCTGCCTCCAAg GTTCAGGCAGCAAAAGAAGAACAAGAATCAGATGATGGTGTTGATCTATTTGGATCTGATGATGAAGAAGAAAGTGCTGAAGCTGTTAAGCTCAGAGACGAAAGACTTGCAGCATATAATGCCAAGAAAGCAAAAA AACCTGTACTTATTGccaaatcaaatataattttggatGTTAAGCCTTGGGATGATGAAACTGATATGAAAGCAATGGAACAGGCTGTAAGGAATATAAGTACAGATGGCTTACTTTGGGGTGCAGCTAAGCTTGTTCCTTTAGCTTTTGGAATCCACAAGCTTCAAATTTCATGTGTAGTAGAAGATGATAAAGTATCAGTTGATTGGCTTACTGAAGAGATCGAGAAAAATGAGGAtttt GTACAAAGTGTTGACATAGCTGCCTTCAACAAAGTCTGA
- the LOC123716615 gene encoding probable elongation factor 1-delta isoform X2 gives MSVLMYEKVWLDKNVYNEAEKNYYESLNKMDSVASLTGVPNTEINSKLNKLVQENSELKKAMEELRKLVISLQARVDGLESTEAKPQQSASKVQAAKEEQESDDGVDLFGSDDEEESAEAVKLRDERLAAYNAKKAKKPVLIAKSNIILDVKPWDDETDMKAMEQAVRNISTDGLLWGAAKLVPLAFGIHKLQISCVVEDDKVSVDWLTEEIEKNEDFVQSVDIAAFNKV, from the exons ATGTCTGTTttaatgtatgaaaaagtttggCTGGacaaaaatgtgtataatGAGGCAGAGAAAAATTACTATGAATCCCTTAACAAG atGGATAGTGTTGCTTCTTTAACTGGAGTACCTAATACTGAGATCAActcaaaattaaacaaattggTACAAGAAAACTCAGAGCTAAAGAAGGCAATGGAAGAATTACGCAAACTAGTGATAAGCCTTCAAGCTAGAGTAGATGGTCTTGAATCAACTGAAGCCAAACCACAACAATCTGCCTCCAAg GTTCAGGCAGCAAAAGAAGAACAAGAATCAGATGATGGTGTTGATCTATTTGGATCTGATGATGAAGAAGAAAGTGCTGAAGCTGTTAAGCTCAGAGACGAAAGACTTGCAGCATATAATGCCAAGAAAGCAAAAA AACCTGTACTTATTGccaaatcaaatataattttggatGTTAAGCCTTGGGATGATGAAACTGATATGAAAGCAATGGAACAGGCTGTAAGGAATATAAGTACAGATGGCTTACTTTGGGGTGCAGCTAAGCTTGTTCCTTTAGCTTTTGGAATCCACAAGCTTCAAATTTCATGTGTAGTAGAAGATGATAAAGTATCAGTTGATTGGCTTACTGAAGAGATCGAGAAAAATGAGGAtttt GTACAAAGTGTTGACATAGCTGCCTTCAACAAAGTCTGA